One region of Gemmatimonadales bacterium genomic DNA includes:
- a CDS encoding sensor histidine kinase: MHGSQLIVTAIVVTFLLVALILVWALVGSAVIQRRRYLRTRTHLGGRLLTAQDEERAAIARELHDDTVQRLITIASRLRTTALPEAGSVATELDGVTDNLRAFARGIHPTLIDHVSLESALRDLTATFAEREGIDVEFECSTSGDDLPPPFRLAFYRVAQEALGNVARHAAVREARVEFCDIATMTRLIVQDAGPGFDPRTASSGYGIGITSMQERLSLLGGALTIDSSPGHGTRVIADLPRKVP, encoded by the coding sequence GTGCACGGATCCCAACTCATCGTCACCGCGATCGTGGTGACCTTTCTCCTGGTCGCGCTGATCCTGGTCTGGGCGCTGGTGGGATCGGCGGTGATTCAGCGCCGGCGTTACCTCCGGACCCGGACGCATCTCGGCGGCCGGCTCCTCACCGCGCAGGACGAAGAGCGCGCGGCAATTGCCCGCGAGCTGCATGATGATACGGTCCAGCGGTTGATCACCATTGCATCCCGACTGCGAACGACGGCGTTGCCCGAGGCGGGCAGCGTCGCGACGGAGCTCGACGGGGTCACCGACAATCTCCGCGCCTTCGCTCGCGGGATTCATCCGACGCTCATCGATCACGTCTCCCTCGAGTCGGCGCTAAGGGACCTGACGGCGACGTTCGCCGAGCGCGAAGGGATCGACGTCGAGTTCGAATGCAGCACCAGTGGAGACGACCTCCCGCCACCGTTCCGCCTGGCCTTCTACCGCGTGGCGCAGGAGGCGCTCGGGAATGTTGCGCGCCACGCCGCGGTCCGTGAGGCGCGCGTCGAGTTCTGCGACATCGCGACGATGACACGGCTGATCGTGCAGGACGCCGGTCCCGGGTTCGATCCGCGCACGGCGTCAAGTGGTTACGGCATCGGGATCACATCGATGCAGGAACGACTGTCTCTCCTCGGCGGCGCGCTGACGATCGACAGTTCGCCGGGCCACGGGACGCGGGTCATCGCTGACCTTCCCAGGAAGGTGCCGTAG